In the Telopea speciosissima isolate NSW1024214 ecotype Mountain lineage chromosome 2, Tspe_v1, whole genome shotgun sequence genome, one interval contains:
- the LOC122651860 gene encoding rhamnogalacturonan I rhamnosyltransferase 1-like, with the protein MCRLEKSENKSDYGVEKEERRWQMGFKYLGESKVEKMKSSVIPRSRMKLWIIRATTTALLWTCVVQLTALGESWGPKVLKGWPSCFTPSDSPLAVKLSSVPAKIHLPPKRVYKNNGYLMVSCNGGLNQMRSAICDMVAVARYLNVTLIVPELDKTSFWNDPSEFQDIFDVDHFITSLRDEVRILKELPPRLKRRVELGMIHSMPPISWSDISYYKNQILPLIQKYKIVHLNKTDTRLANNGLPIEIQKLRCRVNFNALRFTPQIEELGRRVIQLLRQRGPFLVLHLRYEMDMLAFSGCTQGCNNEEVEELTRMRYAYPWWKEKVINSELKRKDGLCPLTPEETALILRAMDVDHSVQIYIAAGEIYGGERRMASLRASYPNLVRKETLLEPADLRFFQNHSSQMAALDYLVSLQSDIFVPTYDGNMAKVVEGHRRFLEFKKTILLDRKLLVDLIDQYNDGLLGWEKFSSLVKDAHANLMGSPSRRVVIPDRPKEEDYFYANPHECLQLVEPLSST; encoded by the exons ATGTGCAGGTTGGAGAAATCTGAAAACAAGTCTGATTACGGGgtggagaaggaggagagacGGTGGCAAATGGGCTTCAAGTATTTGGGAGAAAGTAAAGTTGAGAAAATGAAGAGTTCAGTGATCCCTCGCTCACGCATGAAACTGTGGATAATTCGGGCCACCACCACTGCTTTGCTCTGGACTTGCGTTGTTCAGTTGACGGCATTGGGGGAGTCGTGGGGGCCGAAGGTTTTGAAGGGTTGGCCCTCTTGTTTTACTCCTTCGGATTCTCCTTTGGCCGTAAAATTATCTTCCGTTCCTGCGAAAATCCACTTGCCACCCAAAA GGGTTTACAAAAACAATGGTTACCTCATGGTTTCATGCAATGGAGGACTTAATCAGATGCGGTCAGCA ATATGCGACATGGTGGCTGTTGCAAGATATTTGAATGTTACACTTATAGTCCCGGAGTTGGATAAAACCTCCTTCTGGAATGATCCTAG TGAGTTCCAGGACATTTTTGATGTGGATCATTTCATTACATCCTTGAGAGACGAGGTTCGGATATTGAAAGAGCTTCCACCTAGGCTTAAAAGAAGGGTGGAGCTAGGAATGATACACTCAATGCCACCCATCAGTTGGTCAGACATTTCGTACTATAAGAATCAG ATTCTTCCTCTGATACAGAAGTACAAGATTGTGCATTTAAACAAAACTGATACTCGACTTGCTAATAATGGCCTACCCATAGAGATTCAGAAGCTGCGCTGCCGAGTAAATTTCAATGCTTTGCGGTTTACTCCTCAGATAGAGGAGTTGGGTAGAAGAGTCATACAGCTTCTGAGGCAAAGGGGCCCTTTCTTAGTCCTTCATCTCAGATATGAAATGGATATGTTAGCGTTTTCTGGCTGTACTCAGGGTTGCAACAATGAAGAGGTAGAAGAGTTGACAAGAATGAG GTATGCTTACCCCTGGTGGAAAGAAAAAGTGATAAACTCTGAACTGAAAAGGAAAGATGGTTTGTGCCCTCTGACCCCCGAGGAAACTGCTCTTATACTGAGGGCAATGGATGTCGATCATAGTGTCCAGATTTATATTGCTGCTGGAGAAATCTATGGTGGAGAAAGGAGGATGGCGAGTCTCAGAGCATCATATCCAAATTTG GTCAGAAAGGAGACGCTGTTGGAACCTGCTGATCTTAGGTTTTTCCAGAACCATTCATCCCAGATGGCAGCATTGGATTATCTGGTCTCTTTGCAAAGTGATATCTTTGTTCCTACATATGATGGAAATATGGCAAAAGTTGTTGAAGGCCATCGCAG ATTCTTGGAGTTCAAGAAGACAATTCTATTGGACAGGAAGCTTTTAGTTGATTTGATAGACCAATACAATGACGGATTACTGGGCTGGGAGAAGTTCTCTTCTTTAGTTAAAGATGCTCATGCAAATCTAATGGGGAGCCCAAGTAGAAGAGTTGTGATTCCAGATAGACCCAAAGAAGAGGATTACTTCTATGCCAATCCACATGAGTGTTTGCAATTGGTTGAACCATTGAGTAGCACGTGA